A DNA window from Castanea sativa cultivar Marrone di Chiusa Pesio chromosome 7, ASM4071231v1 contains the following coding sequences:
- the LOC142642670 gene encoding scopoletin glucosyltransferase-like: protein MGSKSRQLHIFFFPLMAHGHLIPTMDMAKLFAERGVKATIVTTPRNVPIFSETRGTNVDIQIIKFPAIEAGLPGGCENVDSLTSQDMSEKFTKATKMLQQPLEQLLEEYQPSCLVADIFFPWATDVAAKFGIPRLVFGITSFFSLSLQHSLQLYEPHKKVFSDSEPFVIPSFPGEIRLTRMQLPDHTLQEVETDFSKLYKEAMESEFTSYGVVFNSFYELEPAYADHYRKVLGIKAWHIGPVSLCNKDAEDKAQRGKEASIDENECLKWLSTKKLNSVIYICFGSMPNFSDSQLFELAMGLEASEQQFIWVVRKGKNEKEEEDWLPKGFEKRMEGKGLIIRGWAPQVLILDHQAVGGFLTHCGWNSTLEGVASGVPMVTWPMAAEQFYNEKLITQVLKIGISVGAQQWTWVVDGIKREAIEKAMRQILVGEEAARAKALGEMARRAVEEGGSSYSDLNALIEELRLHCP, encoded by the coding sequence ATGGGTAGCAAAAGTCGTCAGCTTCACATATTCTTCTTCCCTTTGATGGCCCATGGCCACCTGATACCAACAATGGACATGGCCAAGCTATTCGCAGAGCGAGGTGTGAAGGCAACGATTGTCACTACTCCTCGCAACGTGCCTATATTCTCCGAAACTCGCGGCACCAACGTTGATATCCAAATCATCAAGTTCCCGGCTATAGAGGCTGGCCTGCCAGGAGGATGTGAGAATGTTGACTCATTGACTTCCCAAGATATGTCTGAAAAATTTACCAAAGCCACTAAAATGCTTCAACAACCACTCGAGCAACTACTAGAAGAGTACCAACCTAGTTGCCTTGTTGCCGACATATTCTTTCCATGGGCAACTGATGTTGCAGCTAAATTTGGTATTCCTAGGCTTGTTTTCGGGATAACCAGttttttttccttgtctttACAACATAGTTTGCAACTATATGAACCCCACAAGAAAGTTTTCTCTGATTCTGAACCTTTTGTCATTCCTAGCTTTCCAGGAGAGATAAGGTTGACAAGGATGCAACTTCCTGACCACACTCTGCAAGAAGTTGAAACAGACTTTTCCAAGTTGTATAAAGAAGCTATGGAGTCAGAGTTTACAAGCTATGGGGTGGTATTTAATAGCTTCTATGAGCTTGAGCCGGCTTATGCAGATCATTACAGGAAAGTTTTGGGAATAAAGGCATGGCATATAGGTCCAGTTTCACTATGCAACAAAGATGCTGAAGATAAAGCCCAAAGGGGAAAGGAAGCTTCCATTGATGAGAATGAATGTTTAAAGTGGCTTAGTACAAAGAAACTCAATTCggttatttatatttgttttgggAGTATGCCAAATTTTAGTGATTCTCAGCTTTTCGAACTTGCAATGGGTCTTGAGGCTTCAGAACAACAATTCATTTGGGTTGTGAGGAAAGgcaaaaatgagaaagaagaggaagattgGCTACCTAAAGGATTTGAGAAAAGAATGGAAGGTAAAGGATTAATTATAAGAGGTTGGGCACCCCAAGTTTTGATTCTTGATCATCAAGCAGTTGGAGGATTTTTGACTCATTGTGGGTGGAACTCGACCTTAGAAGGAGTGGCTTCAGGGGTGCCTATGGTCACATGGCCTATGGCTGCTGAGCAGTTTTACAATGAGAAGTTGATAACTCAAGTACTGAAAATTGGAATTAGTGTTGGTGCTCAACAATGGACTTGGGTGGTAGACGGTATCAAGAGGGAAGCAATAGAGAAGGCAATGAGGCAAATTTTGGTGGGTGAAGAAGCGGCCAGAGCCAAGGCACTTGGAGAGATGGCAAGGAGGGCCGTTGAAGAAGGAGGATCATCATACTCTGATTTGAATGCTTTAATTGAAGAATTAAGGTTGCATTGCCCTTGA